A section of the Deinococcus taeanensis genome encodes:
- a CDS encoding DUF2256 domain-containing protein: MARRNNTFGGGRPPSERPSKICAHCQLPFTWRRKWARDWDEVRYCSERCRAAAKRERP, from the coding sequence ATGGCGCGCCGAAACAACACCTTCGGGGGCGGTCGGCCCCCCAGCGAACGGCCCAGCAAAATCTGCGCCCACTGCCAGCTGCCGTTCACGTGGCGCCGGAAATGGGCCCGTGACTGGGACGAGGTCCGCTACTGTTCTGAGCGCTGCCGGGCCGCCGCGAAACGGGAGAGACCATGA
- a CDS encoding FtsW/RodA/SpoVE family cell cycle protein: MSIQLVIAQILLISLGLLGVAASEPDKIADHGLKALLAVGATMLIARLRPRAFLRIGPGVWVFTLLLLALVPFVGVGTAESEATRRWLHFGPVRFQPSEMAKLGLVLMLASFFARRGVQNKLISATGMILLTTGLVFIEPDLGTSVLMFGLGIILMYAAGVRISNISGFILALTMLAIPFGGLYLEQHPYILERWTGHQTRDVSTQQGLDQIGLAHRDLSFGGLIGQGPDGLRYKYFGEHTDMIVASVGFTSGLLGVATLLFAYWVIVVTALDVAHLASRVRPMTPEVHGASILAIGAMFMIVGQAFVNLCVAAGIFPVTGVPLPLVSYGFSSMLTMSVALAVIHSAMREVRRQLYDGDVTTDAPVTLSTD, from the coding sequence GTGAGCATTCAGCTGGTCATCGCGCAGATTCTGCTGATCAGCCTGGGGCTGCTGGGCGTCGCGGCGTCCGAGCCGGACAAGATTGCCGATCATGGCCTGAAGGCCCTGTTGGCGGTGGGCGCCACGATGCTCATTGCGCGGCTGCGGCCACGGGCGTTCCTGCGGATCGGGCCGGGCGTGTGGGTGTTCACGCTGCTGCTGCTGGCCCTGGTGCCGTTCGTCGGGGTGGGCACGGCGGAAAGCGAGGCGACCCGCCGCTGGCTGCACTTCGGGCCGGTGCGTTTCCAGCCGTCCGAGATGGCGAAGCTGGGTCTGGTCCTGATGCTCGCGTCGTTCTTTGCCCGTCGCGGCGTGCAGAACAAACTGATCAGCGCGACCGGCATGATTCTCCTCACCACCGGCCTGGTGTTCATCGAGCCGGACCTGGGCACCAGCGTGCTGATGTTCGGGCTGGGCATCATCCTGATGTACGCGGCGGGCGTGCGGATCAGTAACATCAGCGGCTTCATCCTGGCGCTCACCATGCTTGCCATTCCGTTCGGCGGCCTGTACCTGGAGCAGCACCCCTACATCCTGGAACGCTGGACGGGGCACCAGACGCGGGATGTCAGCACGCAGCAGGGCCTGGACCAGATTGGTCTCGCGCACCGCGACCTGAGTTTCGGCGGGCTGATCGGGCAGGGTCCGGACGGCCTGCGCTACAAATACTTCGGGGAACACACCGACATGATCGTGGCGTCCGTGGGCTTCACGTCGGGCCTGCTGGGCGTGGCGACCCTGCTGTTCGCGTACTGGGTGATTGTGGTCACGGCGCTGGACGTGGCGCACCTCGCCAGCCGGGTCCGGCCCATGACGCCCGAGGTGCACGGCGCGAGCATCCTGGCCATCGGGGCGATGTTCATGATCGTGGGCCAGGCCTTCGTGAACCTGTGCGTCGCGGCCGGTATTTTCCCGGTGACGGGCGTGCCGCTGCCGCTGGTGAGTTACGGTTTTTCCAGCATGCTGACCATGAGTGTGGCGCTGGCCGTCATCCATTCCGCCATGCGGGAGGTGCGCCGGCAGCTGTACGACGGTGACGTCACGACGGACGCGCCGGTGACGCTGAGCACCGACTGA
- a CDS encoding carbohydrate binding domain-containing protein, with protein MTRLPLLLTLTALFTACSTARTVSPQAAWQDEFSGTTLNAARWTPQIGNGFTAGTDYIAGWGNNELEYYTDRPENLRVENGTLVITARRGAYTGPAGATTGTFDWTSARIRTAGKFSRTYGRFEIRAKFPSGKGLWPAIWLLPEEPSPYASWAASGEIDIAEGWGSKPGELAQTIHYGGVWPNNVYSGATVPYPNGGRMDGWHTYSVEWTPGKIQWFIDGQLTSEKTQWWSSNTTPPTRDADLNAWPAPFDRPFYLLLNLAVGGNFDGNPDATTPETAEMLVDYVRVYGLNAEKNSPGPRPTMTYPWTPRPARPALGDGNLVYNSSFDWADTDPHITPGTTHLDSVPHSAFWTLFTSDGRVTLSNDATQDHALKADITAPGSVNYAVQVRQDGLNIEQGGRYEVSFDTWAAQNRSMMVKVGGGQDRGYAAYSGEQTVQTGTIRGRRTLTFDMKATSDAAARLEFNLGNAGAGPVWLDNITVKRTGNAAGARPPAADGNLLYNAAFTQDSAAHPGIPGVPGTAYWTTWEDGASGLSATTSGGTLTLNVAHVNPSNNWHVQLNQTDVPLVAGQKYTLTFTSRASDAREVAVVVGENGGSYARYLDAKAALGTADQTFTYTFTAPATNPAAQLQMLGAVGAPGSAYSLSFRDFRLIPAH; from the coding sequence ATGACCCGACTGCCGCTGCTGCTCACCCTCACTGCCCTCTTCACCGCGTGCAGCACTGCCCGCACTGTCAGTCCCCAGGCCGCCTGGCAGGACGAATTCAGCGGCACCACCCTCAATGCGGCCCGCTGGACCCCGCAGATTGGTAACGGCTTCACAGCCGGCACGGACTACATTGCCGGCTGGGGCAACAATGAACTGGAGTACTACACCGACCGCCCAGAGAACCTGCGCGTCGAGAACGGCACCCTCGTCATCACTGCCCGCAGGGGCGCCTACACCGGCCCGGCCGGTGCCACCACGGGCACCTTCGACTGGACCTCCGCCCGCATTCGCACCGCCGGAAAATTCAGCCGCACCTACGGCCGTTTCGAGATCCGCGCGAAATTTCCCTCCGGCAAGGGCCTGTGGCCTGCCATCTGGCTCCTGCCCGAGGAACCCAGCCCCTACGCCAGCTGGGCCGCCAGCGGCGAGATCGACATTGCCGAAGGGTGGGGCAGCAAACCCGGTGAGCTGGCCCAGACCATCCACTACGGCGGCGTCTGGCCGAACAACGTGTACTCCGGCGCGACTGTTCCCTACCCGAACGGCGGCCGCATGGACGGGTGGCACACGTACAGCGTGGAATGGACCCCCGGGAAAATCCAGTGGTTCATTGATGGGCAGCTCACCAGCGAGAAAACCCAGTGGTGGAGCTCGAACACCACCCCGCCCACCCGGGACGCGGACCTGAACGCCTGGCCTGCCCCGTTCGACCGGCCGTTCTACCTGCTGCTCAACCTTGCCGTGGGCGGCAACTTCGACGGCAACCCCGACGCCACCACCCCCGAAACGGCCGAGATGCTCGTTGACTACGTCCGCGTGTACGGCCTGAACGCCGAGAAGAACAGCCCCGGTCCGCGCCCCACCATGACCTACCCGTGGACGCCCCGGCCCGCCCGTCCCGCCCTGGGTGACGGGAACCTCGTGTACAACAGCAGCTTCGACTGGGCCGACACGGACCCGCACATCACGCCCGGCACCACTCACCTGGACAGCGTGCCACACTCGGCGTTCTGGACGCTGTTCACCAGTGACGGCCGGGTGACCCTCAGCAACGACGCCACGCAGGACCACGCCCTCAAGGCGGACATCACTGCCCCCGGCAGCGTGAACTACGCCGTGCAGGTCCGCCAGGACGGCCTGAACATCGAACAGGGCGGGCGGTACGAGGTGAGTTTCGACACCTGGGCCGCCCAGAACCGCTCCATGATGGTCAAGGTGGGCGGCGGCCAGGACCGCGGGTACGCCGCGTACTCCGGCGAGCAGACCGTACAGACCGGCACCATCCGCGGGCGGCGCACCCTGACCTTCGACATGAAAGCCACCAGCGACGCCGCCGCCCGACTGGAATTCAACCTGGGGAACGCCGGCGCCGGCCCCGTCTGGCTGGACAACATCACCGTGAAACGCACCGGGAACGCTGCCGGCGCCCGCCCCCCCGCCGCCGACGGCAACCTGCTGTACAACGCGGCGTTCACCCAGGACAGCGCCGCCCACCCTGGCATCCCCGGCGTGCCCGGCACCGCCTACTGGACCACCTGGGAGGACGGTGCCAGCGGCCTGAGCGCCACCACCAGCGGCGGCACCCTCACCCTGAACGTCGCGCACGTGAATCCCAGCAACAACTGGCACGTGCAGCTGAACCAGACGGACGTTCCCCTCGTGGCCGGGCAGAAGTACACCCTGACCTTCACCAGCCGCGCCTCTGACGCCCGCGAGGTCGCCGTGGTCGTCGGGGAGAACGGCGGCAGCTACGCCCGTTATCTGGACGCCAAAGCCGCCCTGGGCACCGCCGACCAGACCTTCACGTACACCTTTACCGCCCCCGCCACCAATCCAGCCGCGCAACTCCAGATGCTCGGAGCGGTCGGGGCGCCTGGCAGCGCGTACAGCCTGTCGTTCCGGGATTTCCGGCTCATCCCGGCCCACTGA
- a CDS encoding roadblock/LC7 domain-containing protein, with amino-acid sequence MIEPSLALYGDAFERVDGLIQELLDTTGVRYGLLVDRKGFVLSHKEALWAPRPPALDSVATLVASNAAATAALANMLGERTFSEQIHQGENGTLYVESVGTDSLLTLIFDASVPLGKVKVYAKKSIGQIAAILDELKDIPPVQLGEDFSQGATSLLDDLLG; translated from the coding sequence ATGATCGAACCATCACTGGCGCTGTACGGCGACGCCTTCGAGCGCGTAGACGGGCTTATTCAGGAGCTGCTGGACACCACGGGCGTACGCTACGGCCTGCTGGTGGACCGCAAGGGCTTCGTGCTCTCCCACAAAGAAGCGCTGTGGGCGCCGCGCCCGCCCGCACTCGACAGCGTCGCCACGCTGGTCGCCAGCAACGCCGCCGCGACGGCCGCCCTGGCCAACATGCTGGGCGAACGCACCTTCAGCGAGCAGATCCACCAGGGCGAGAACGGCACCCTGTACGTGGAGAGCGTCGGCACCGACTCGCTGCTCACCCTGATCTTCGACGCCAGCGTGCCGCTGGGCAAGGTCAAGGTGTACGCCAAGAAGAGCATCGGGCAGATCGCCGCGATCCTCGACGAACTCAAGGACATCCCACCCGTGCAGCTCGGTGAGGACTTCAGCCAGGGCGCCACGTCCCTGCTGGACGACCTGCTCGGCTGA
- a CDS encoding 3'-5' exonuclease: MNVVVFDLETTGLSPERDGIVEIGAVRIVDGRVDETQRYETLVRPTSADGRAMLIPWRAERVHGISNDMVRASPTIAQVLPEFLEFVNGWPVVAHNIGFDGGFMRTNATRHGLTWNPAAEHCTVQLSRRAFPKERAHNLTVLAERLGLNFAPGGRHRSFGDVQVTAQAYLRLMDLLQSRPVKS; encoded by the coding sequence GTGAACGTTGTCGTGTTCGACCTGGAAACCACGGGCCTCTCACCGGAACGAGACGGCATCGTCGAAATTGGCGCCGTGCGCATCGTGGACGGCCGGGTGGACGAAACGCAGCGCTACGAGACCCTGGTGCGCCCCACCAGCGCCGACGGGCGCGCCATGCTGATTCCCTGGCGGGCCGAGCGGGTGCACGGCATCAGCAACGACATGGTGCGCGCCTCACCCACCATTGCGCAGGTGCTGCCCGAATTCCTGGAGTTCGTCAACGGCTGGCCGGTCGTGGCCCACAACATCGGCTTCGACGGCGGGTTCATGCGCACCAACGCCACCCGGCACGGCCTGACGTGGAACCCGGCTGCGGAACACTGCACCGTGCAACTCTCCCGCCGGGCATTCCCGAAAGAACGCGCGCACAACCTGACGGTACTGGCCGAACGGCTGGGCCTGAATTTCGCGCCCGGCGGCCGGCACCGCAGCTTCGGGGACGTGCAGGTCACCGCGCAGGCCTACCTGCGCCTCATGGACCTCCTCCAGAGCAGACCGGTCAAGTCCTGA
- the murD gene encoding UDP-N-acetylmuramoyl-L-alanine--D-glutamate ligase, with translation MTLDGLRSGAVGAEVPGGRVLLYGLGRSGRGAARFLAREGLQAEWLDARPAPEDETLMDELGWERGDAAGTYATVVAAPGVPIDHPDLVAFRARGAEVIGEVALAARLRPAVPMVGITGTAGKGSTTVLVAHLLRELGVRAREGGNIDPPLLDVVDDAEVAVVELSSFQLERVPGLRLPVAVITNLGVDHLDRHRTVEAYHAAKLNITAGQDQPDVLIVPHGLQVPTRAQVRPFQAERITLADGTSVLGAADLPDGVHPANAAAAVLAAEAMLSHLGRPALAGALAGALRSAQPVAGRFETVARLGNVRFVEDSIATRTLAVQAALERAAPPVAWLVGGRDKGADLDPLREAAAGRVSQVIAFGEDGEALARGLGLPYRVVQGEDGAATMRAAVRAGLDALKGEGTVLLAPIGTSFDQFRDYKARGDAFRQAAQALAAEVAR, from the coding sequence GTGACGCTTGACGGGCTGAGATCGGGTGCGGTGGGGGCAGAAGTGCCGGGTGGGCGGGTGCTGCTCTATGGGTTGGGCCGCAGTGGGCGGGGCGCGGCGCGCTTCCTGGCGCGCGAAGGCCTGCAGGCCGAGTGGCTGGACGCACGTCCCGCCCCGGAGGACGAGACGCTGATGGATGAACTGGGGTGGGAGCGGGGTGACGCGGCGGGCACCTACGCCACGGTGGTGGCCGCCCCGGGCGTCCCGATTGATCACCCGGACCTGGTGGCGTTCCGGGCGCGGGGCGCAGAGGTGATCGGTGAGGTGGCCCTGGCCGCGCGCCTGCGTCCGGCCGTGCCCATGGTGGGCATCACCGGCACCGCCGGGAAGGGCAGCACCACCGTGCTGGTGGCGCATCTGCTGCGAGAACTGGGCGTGCGGGCCCGCGAAGGCGGGAACATCGACCCGCCCCTGCTGGACGTGGTGGATGACGCGGAGGTGGCGGTGGTGGAGCTGTCGAGCTTCCAGCTGGAGCGGGTGCCGGGGCTGCGCCTGCCGGTGGCGGTGATCACCAACCTGGGCGTGGACCACCTGGACCGGCACCGGACGGTCGAGGCGTACCACGCGGCGAAGCTGAACATCACGGCGGGCCAGGATCAGCCGGACGTGCTGATTGTGCCGCACGGCCTGCAGGTGCCCACGCGGGCGCAGGTGCGCCCCTTTCAGGCAGAACGCATCACGCTGGCAGACGGCACGTCCGTCCTGGGGGCCGCGGACCTGCCGGACGGCGTTCATCCGGCGAACGCCGCGGCGGCCGTGCTGGCGGCCGAGGCGATGCTCTCACACCTGGGCCGCCCGGCGCTCGCCGGGGCGCTCGCCGGGGCGCTGCGGAGCGCGCAACCGGTCGCCGGGCGCTTTGAAACCGTGGCGCGTCTGGGCAACGTCCGCTTTGTGGAGGACAGCATCGCCACGCGCACCCTGGCGGTGCAGGCGGCGCTGGAGCGCGCCGCGCCGCCGGTGGCGTGGCTGGTGGGCGGCCGCGACAAGGGCGCCGACCTTGACCCGCTGCGTGAGGCGGCGGCCGGCCGGGTGTCGCAGGTGATCGCGTTCGGTGAGGACGGTGAGGCGCTGGCCCGCGGCCTGGGTCTTCCCTACCGGGTGGTGCAGGGGGAGGACGGCGCGGCGACCATGCGCGCCGCGGTCCGCGCGGGCCTGGACGCGCTGAAGGGTGAGGGCACCGTGCTGCTCGCGCCGATCGGCACGAGTTTCGATCAGTTCCGGGATTACAAGGCGCGTGGGGACGCCTTCCGGCAGGCCGCGCAGGCGCTGGCAGCGGAGGTGGCACGGTGA
- a CDS encoding 3-deoxy-7-phosphoheptulonate synthase, translated as MTHPEPTVQPGRTENLNVSGFTPLITPRALKARWPLTPQAEATVLAGRRAAQDILHGRDDRLLIVVGPCSVHDHDQALEYARRLATLRERVKDRLEVHMRVYVDKPRTTVGWRGYLLDPDMNGTNDINRGLELTRQLMVQVSELGLPVATELLDPFAPQYVFDAVAWACLGARTTESQTHRVMSSAVSAPMGFKNGTGGGIKLAVDAIVAARASHAFFTIDDDGQACIVHTLGNPDGHVILRGGRGGPNAAPQFVKEAADLMAAAGLTPAVMVDCSHANSGSDHTRQNLVWRDVLHQRAAGQTAIKGLMIESNLRAGKQSIPADLTHLIPGLSVTDACVGWDETESLLLEAHAALSREPVRG; from the coding sequence ATGACGCACCCCGAACCCACCGTCCAGCCCGGCCGTACCGAGAACCTGAACGTCTCCGGCTTCACGCCCCTGATCACCCCCCGCGCCCTGAAAGCCCGCTGGCCCCTCACGCCCCAGGCTGAAGCGACCGTGCTCGCAGGCCGCCGGGCCGCGCAGGACATCCTCCACGGCCGGGACGACCGCCTGCTCATCGTGGTCGGCCCGTGCTCCGTGCATGACCACGACCAGGCGCTCGAGTACGCCCGCCGCCTCGCCACGCTGCGCGAACGGGTCAAGGATCGCCTGGAAGTGCACATGCGCGTGTACGTCGACAAACCCCGCACCACCGTCGGCTGGCGCGGCTACCTCCTCGACCCTGACATGAACGGCACGAACGACATCAACCGGGGTCTGGAACTCACCCGTCAGCTCATGGTGCAGGTCAGCGAACTGGGCCTTCCCGTCGCCACGGAACTGCTCGACCCGTTCGCTCCGCAGTACGTCTTCGACGCCGTCGCCTGGGCCTGCCTGGGCGCCCGCACCACAGAGTCCCAGACGCACCGCGTGATGAGCAGCGCCGTTTCCGCCCCCATGGGCTTCAAGAACGGCACCGGCGGCGGCATCAAACTCGCCGTGGACGCCATCGTCGCCGCCCGCGCCTCCCACGCGTTCTTCACCATCGACGACGACGGGCAGGCGTGCATCGTGCACACCCTCGGCAACCCCGACGGTCACGTGATTCTCCGCGGCGGTCGCGGCGGCCCGAACGCCGCGCCGCAGTTCGTAAAGGAAGCCGCCGATCTCATGGCGGCTGCCGGCCTCACCCCCGCCGTCATGGTGGACTGCTCGCACGCCAACAGCGGCTCTGACCACACCCGCCAGAACCTGGTGTGGCGTGACGTGCTGCATCAGCGTGCCGCCGGCCAGACCGCCATCAAGGGCCTGATGATCGAAAGTAACCTGCGTGCAGGCAAGCAGAGCATCCCCGCGGACCTCACGCACCTGATCCCCGGTCTGAGCGTCACGGACGCCTGCGTCGGCTGGGACGAAACCGAATCCCTGCTTCTCGAAGCGCACGCCGCGCTCAGCCGCGAACCCGTCAGGGGGTAA
- a CDS encoding GTP-binding protein, which produces MSTINFAAREINCKIVYYGPGMSGKTTNLKHVFSKVPGHLRGEMVSLATEDERTLFFDFLPLDLGTVQGFKTRFHLYTVPGQVFYNASRKLILRGVDGIVFVADSAPNRLRANAESMRNLRENLQEHGIDVRDVPIVLQVNKRDLPDALPLSMIRAVVDPKQELMIFEAVSDKGVGVFETLKTVSRLVLERLSQNK; this is translated from the coding sequence ATGAGCACCATCAACTTCGCGGCGCGCGAAATCAACTGCAAGATCGTCTACTACGGCCCCGGCATGAGCGGCAAGACCACCAACCTCAAGCACGTGTTCTCCAAGGTGCCCGGCCACCTGCGCGGCGAGATGGTCTCCCTGGCCACCGAGGACGAACGCACCCTGTTCTTTGACTTCCTGCCGCTGGACCTCGGCACCGTGCAGGGCTTCAAGACCCGCTTCCACCTGTACACCGTGCCCGGCCAGGTGTTCTACAACGCCAGCCGCAAACTGATCCTGCGCGGCGTGGACGGCATCGTGTTCGTCGCGGACAGCGCCCCCAACCGCCTGCGCGCCAACGCCGAAAGCATGCGCAACCTCCGCGAGAACCTCCAGGAGCACGGCATCGACGTGCGCGACGTGCCGATCGTGCTGCAGGTGAACAAGCGCGACCTGCCCGACGCCCTGCCGCTGTCCATGATCCGCGCGGTCGTGGATCCCAAGCAGGAACTGATGATCTTCGAGGCGGTGTCCGACAAGGGCGTCGGCGTGTTCGAGACCCTCAAGACCGTCAGCCGCCTGGTGCTCGAGCGCCTCTCCCAGAACAAATAA
- a CDS encoding phosphodiester glycosidase family protein: MKGSPRRSSSRRLRTSGTLTALLGLTLLGAAAARPVAVAGVVQASAVESRVLPGGEALAVWTLPRLGVAVRNDPVDLRLLFRGRELRFAPATGWRAVGFTLGGKLSLPQLAGGSLYVPVTALTALGVPVLADTPALLDFGAPESVPAGTLPPSPDPGVPAVTPVPAPPIPVTVVPPTPSASANLDTVRVSRTLHRTVEVQRVVLELSATVPYTVTRAQDGVNLTLPGVGVTPGTQTLESGDTLTLAQGAAGASVTLATSGGRSEIFTLDNPYRVVVDTTTYLDNTVPPPVDPDALPDGVAYRQLGGLHLLSFDPALYQPRVVTAATGRASGVADLVKQAGGVAGVNGGYFDPASRLPVDLVAVGGLMTAPSLEKRGTLGFTAQGGTLFGYPRPRYVLSGAGFSVTVNSVRSKPDAGLLTAFVGDGRTRVGADALTTLLVAPGSATVGRALTGGVTPPEGTLAFTFDPARFPQLPRAAGAPLGVALNWRADSIWDTAVDALSAGPLLVQGGRVVLDAQREGFNTAGSIWRATRQVAFGVLGGQPTIAFLEHGSPDAFAAALARAGVQDAVRLDSGSSATAFVTGGYGNLGGYLNTVWSRPVPNAIVLVPRSQTARK; encoded by the coding sequence GTGAAGGGAAGCCCCCGCCGATCCTCCTCCCGTCGTCTCCGCACCTCCGGCACCCTCACGGCCCTGCTGGGCCTGACCCTGCTGGGTGCCGCCGCCGCCCGTCCGGTCGCGGTGGCTGGCGTGGTGCAGGCCAGCGCCGTGGAATCCCGCGTGCTGCCGGGCGGCGAGGCGCTGGCCGTGTGGACCCTCCCGCGTCTGGGCGTGGCTGTCCGCAATGACCCGGTGGATCTGCGGCTGCTGTTCCGCGGCCGGGAACTGCGCTTCGCGCCGGCCACCGGGTGGCGGGCGGTGGGGTTTACCCTGGGCGGCAAACTTTCCTTGCCGCAACTTGCGGGCGGCAGCCTGTACGTGCCGGTCACGGCCCTCACGGCGCTGGGCGTGCCGGTGCTGGCTGATACCCCGGCCCTGCTGGATTTCGGGGCGCCGGAGAGCGTGCCGGCCGGCACGCTGCCGCCCTCACCGGATCCGGGGGTGCCGGCCGTGACCCCTGTGCCCGCGCCTCCCATCCCGGTGACGGTGGTGCCGCCCACCCCGTCGGCCAGTGCGAACCTGGATACCGTTCGGGTCAGCCGGACCCTGCACCGCACGGTGGAGGTGCAGCGCGTGGTGCTGGAACTCAGCGCCACGGTGCCGTACACCGTGACCCGCGCGCAGGACGGCGTGAACCTCACGCTCCCGGGGGTCGGGGTTACGCCGGGCACGCAGACGCTGGAGTCCGGTGACACGCTCACGCTGGCGCAGGGCGCGGCGGGCGCCAGCGTGACGCTCGCCACGTCGGGCGGCCGCAGTGAGATCTTCACGCTGGACAATCCGTACCGGGTGGTGGTGGACACCACCACGTACCTGGACAACACCGTTCCGCCGCCCGTGGATCCGGACGCCCTGCCGGACGGCGTCGCGTACCGGCAGCTGGGCGGGCTGCACCTGCTGAGCTTCGACCCGGCGCTCTACCAGCCGCGTGTGGTGACGGCCGCTACCGGCCGTGCCAGTGGCGTGGCGGACCTCGTGAAGCAGGCGGGGGGCGTGGCGGGCGTGAACGGCGGGTACTTCGACCCGGCCAGTCGCCTGCCGGTGGATCTCGTGGCGGTGGGAGGCCTGATGACCGCGCCCAGTCTGGAGAAACGGGGCACGCTGGGCTTCACGGCGCAGGGCGGCACGCTGTTCGGGTACCCGCGCCCCCGGTACGTGCTGAGCGGCGCGGGCTTCAGCGTGACCGTGAACAGCGTCCGGTCGAAGCCGGACGCGGGGCTGCTGACGGCGTTTGTTGGGGATGGCCGCACCCGTGTGGGCGCTGACGCGCTCACCACGCTGCTGGTCGCGCCTGGCAGCGCCACAGTGGGCCGCGCCCTGACCGGCGGGGTCACGCCGCCGGAAGGCACGCTGGCCTTCACGTTCGACCCGGCGCGGTTCCCGCAGTTGCCGCGTGCGGCGGGCGCGCCTCTGGGCGTGGCGCTGAACTGGCGGGCCGACAGCATCTGGGACACGGCTGTGGACGCCCTGAGTGCCGGGCCGCTGCTCGTTCAGGGGGGGCGTGTGGTGCTGGACGCGCAGCGCGAGGGGTTCAACACGGCGGGCAGCATCTGGCGGGCCACCCGGCAGGTGGCGTTCGGGGTGCTGGGCGGGCAGCCCACGATTGCGTTCCTGGAACACGGCTCCCCGGACGCCTTCGCGGCGGCCCTGGCGAGGGCAGGCGTGCAGGACGCGGTGCGTCTGGACAGCGGCAGCAGCGCCACGGCGTTCGTGACCGGCGGGTACGGCAATCTGGGCGGGTACCTGAACACCGTCTGGAGCCGCCCGGTGCCGAATGCGATTGTGCTCGTTCCGCGCAGTCAGACTGCGCGGAAGTAG
- a CDS encoding gluconokinase: MTSNPGEPQRLIVMGVSGSGKTSVGEALAAALHTTFLDADNYHTTEARARMHAGQALTDADRAPWLARLRQHLCGHGRLVLACSALKRAYRDELRVPGVQFLFLDVPELLLRDRLQRRTGHYAGVSLLDSQLTTLQRPGPDEPDVHTLPVSAGDTTAALVRRATALLNVR; the protein is encoded by the coding sequence GTGACCTCCAACCCCGGTGAGCCGCAGCGCCTGATCGTCATGGGCGTCTCCGGCAGTGGCAAGACCAGCGTCGGCGAGGCGCTCGCCGCGGCCCTCCACACCACGTTCCTGGACGCCGACAATTACCACACCACCGAGGCCCGCGCGCGCATGCACGCCGGGCAGGCCCTCACGGACGCCGACCGCGCTCCCTGGCTCGCCCGGCTGCGCCAGCACCTGTGCGGGCACGGGCGCCTGGTGCTGGCCTGCTCCGCCCTGAAACGCGCCTACCGGGACGAACTGCGCGTGCCCGGCGTGCAGTTCCTGTTCCTGGACGTGCCTGAACTCCTCCTGCGCGACCGCCTGCAACGCCGCACCGGGCATTACGCCGGCGTCAGTCTCCTGGACTCCCAGCTGACAACCCTGCAACGACCTGGCCCCGACGAACCGGACGTGCACACCCTGCCGGTCAGCGCAGGCGACACAACCGCTGCCCTCGTCAGGCGCGCCACCGCCCTGCTGAACGTCAGGTAA
- the uvsE gene encoding UV DNA damage repair endonuclease UvsE gives MTTPTYGLVCLTLGPEVRFRTITLTRFRALPPEQRAATLLDLYAANISRLRGAATYCAARGIRLYRLSSSLFPMLDLDGDDTGASVLAHLAPQLLEAGQAFQNAGIRLLMHPEQFIVLNSDRPEVRASSLRAITTHAHVMDTMGLERSHWNLLLLHGGKGGRAAELQALIPDLPDPVRLRLGLENDERAYSPRDLLPVCEATGTPLILDAHHHVVHDRLPDQEHPSVREWVLAARRTWHPPEWQVVHLSNGLDGPQDRRHSHLISHLPSAYHDVPWIEVEAKGKEEALADLHARLHYRA, from the coding sequence ATGACCACCCCCACCTACGGCCTGGTCTGCCTGACCCTGGGTCCCGAAGTCCGCTTCCGCACCATCACCCTCACCCGCTTCCGCGCCCTGCCGCCTGAACAGCGCGCCGCCACACTGCTGGACCTGTACGCCGCGAACATCAGCCGCCTGCGCGGCGCAGCCACCTACTGCGCCGCGCGCGGCATCCGTCTGTACCGCCTGAGCTCCAGCCTGTTTCCCATGCTCGACCTCGACGGGGACGACACCGGCGCCAGCGTTCTCGCGCACCTCGCCCCGCAGCTGCTCGAAGCCGGACAGGCCTTCCAGAACGCCGGAATCCGCCTGCTGATGCACCCTGAGCAGTTCATCGTGCTGAACAGCGACCGCCCCGAAGTGCGCGCCAGCAGCCTGCGCGCCATCACCACCCACGCGCACGTCATGGACACCATGGGCCTGGAACGCAGCCACTGGAATCTCCTGCTGCTGCACGGCGGTAAGGGCGGCCGCGCCGCCGAACTGCAGGCCCTGATTCCCGACCTGCCCGACCCCGTCCGCCTGCGCCTGGGCCTGGAGAACGACGAACGCGCCTACAGTCCCCGCGACCTGCTGCCCGTGTGCGAGGCCACCGGCACGCCCCTGATTCTCGACGCGCACCACCACGTGGTGCACGACCGTCTGCCGGATCAGGAGCACCCCAGCGTGCGGGAGTGGGTTCTCGCCGCCCGGCGCACCTGGCACCCCCCAGAGTGGCAGGTGGTACACCTCAGCAACGGCCTGGACGGCCCGCAGGACCGCCGGCACAGTCACCTGATCAGCCATCTGCCCAGCGCCTACCACGACGTCCCCTGGATCGAGGTGGAAGCCAAGGGCAAGGAGGAGGCCCTGGCGGACCTGCATGCCCGCCTACACTACAGGGCGTGA